A portion of the Bifidobacterium sp. ESL0800 genome contains these proteins:
- a CDS encoding nucleoside deaminase, translating into MDTASLRCAMDAALGLAREAAKAGEVPVGAVVLDGDGTIIGCGRNRREADGDPLAHAEVMAMREAADSRKRHMNDDAGYSRGNADDSRDGQTVNKSARQNAWNLADCTLVVTLEPCPMCAGAALQTHVGRIVFGAWDAKLGACGSIWDIPRDPHVGARPEVIGGVREAECAQMLADFFVYRRK; encoded by the coding sequence ATGGACACTGCGAGTTTGCGTTGCGCGATGGATGCCGCGCTCGGTCTGGCGCGTGAGGCGGCAAAGGCCGGTGAAGTGCCGGTGGGCGCGGTCGTGCTTGACGGAGATGGCACGATTATCGGTTGCGGCCGTAACCGGCGTGAAGCCGACGGCGACCCGCTCGCCCACGCCGAGGTGATGGCGATGCGTGAGGCGGCGGACTCACGGAAAAGGCATATGAACGATGATGCTGGTTATAGTCGCGGCAATGCCGACGATAGCCGCGATGGCCAGACCGTGAACAAGTCTGCTAGGCAAAATGCTTGGAATCTGGCCGATTGCACGCTGGTGGTCACGCTTGAGCCATGCCCTATGTGCGCAGGAGCCGCTCTGCAGACCCACGTCGGCCGCATCGTGTTCGGTGCATGGGATGCCAAGCTGGGCGCGTGCGGTTCGATCTGGGATATCCCGCGTGATCCGCATGTCGGTGCTCGCCCCGAGGTGATTGGCGGGGTGCGCGAGGCTGAGTGCGCGCAAATGCTTGCCGATTTTTTTGTCTATCGTCGTAAATGA
- a CDS encoding Na+/H+ antiporter: protein MAIFELILCILGAVVLSSFVSRFIPRISTPLVQIALGIALAFLPVFPHVKLDPELFMVLFIAPLLYVEAHEIDKRMLFKTLKFSLPMAIGLALGTMAVVGFMLHAVWPVIPLAAAFALGAALGPTDAVAVSSLSSEATLTREQAGILTGESLFNDASGVIGFQFSILAAVTGSFSMATATKDFLLSFFGGIIVGFLAGFLANWIFTLARHLGWETMTTRILMELFLPFLVFLGAEALHISGILAVVAFGLTVHFDRNGIGGPNVARTNIVSNSVWAVLSFVLNGTVFILLGMQLPSAMRASWLSHTVSNTALVSIILLVTVVAIAIRFLWVWLIAAPSRDPETGKRVPLKPRSLRDAAVMTFGGPKGTITLALMFTIPYSVLSGDAFPMRNELIFIASGVIVLTLLLANFMLPLLAPAKDDADESEKLVEITIEELKRTVQELSGRVTDDNRRVILPVIDSYNNRITRLHQRIGGFNVEEFETLQIDALHWEKEYVRGRLANAQADTQMNEHNRQLQIEACERMMDQIMNTLRHTADKKTHYRAVSQIRGRAHALRRQITTLARRANNKFRRTAPMLNENEIYYYLRATQIDAIDHVINRLYKEMRSDTYKSEYCTLLLRDYQRARAELRSRKDVAAAAKAAPQIDEVKHESYSIELGVIQDMLDSGEISRNQAKHLRRNVYVMQVDAEAEL, encoded by the coding sequence GTGGCAATTTTCGAGCTGATCCTCTGCATCCTGGGGGCCGTCGTGCTCTCATCGTTCGTCAGCCGGTTTATTCCACGAATATCGACCCCTCTCGTTCAAATCGCGCTCGGCATCGCCCTCGCCTTTCTGCCGGTATTCCCGCATGTCAAGCTCGACCCGGAACTGTTCATGGTGCTGTTCATCGCGCCGCTGCTTTACGTCGAGGCGCATGAAATCGACAAACGGATGCTCTTCAAAACGTTGAAATTCTCGCTGCCGATGGCCATCGGACTGGCGTTGGGCACCATGGCCGTCGTCGGGTTCATGCTGCACGCGGTGTGGCCAGTGATTCCACTGGCGGCGGCGTTTGCGTTGGGTGCGGCGCTCGGCCCGACCGACGCGGTGGCGGTGTCCTCGCTTTCCAGCGAAGCGACACTCACCCGCGAACAAGCCGGCATCCTGACCGGCGAATCGCTCTTCAACGACGCTTCCGGCGTCATCGGCTTCCAGTTCTCGATCCTGGCGGCCGTGACCGGCTCGTTTTCGATGGCCACCGCCACCAAAGATTTTCTGCTCTCGTTCTTCGGCGGCATCATTGTCGGTTTTCTCGCAGGCTTCCTTGCCAACTGGATCTTCACCCTGGCCCGGCATCTGGGCTGGGAGACGATGACCACACGCATTCTGATGGAACTGTTCCTGCCGTTCCTGGTGTTTTTGGGTGCCGAAGCGTTACACATTTCCGGCATCCTCGCGGTAGTCGCCTTCGGGCTGACCGTCCATTTCGACCGCAACGGCATCGGCGGACCGAACGTCGCCCGCACCAATATCGTCTCGAACAGCGTGTGGGCCGTGCTCTCGTTCGTGCTAAACGGCACCGTATTCATCCTGCTCGGCATGCAATTGCCAAGCGCCATGCGAGCCAGCTGGCTCAGCCACACTGTCAGCAACACCGCGTTGGTCAGCATCATTCTGCTCGTCACCGTGGTGGCCATCGCCATCCGCTTCCTGTGGGTCTGGCTGATCGCGGCGCCGTCTCGCGACCCTGAAACCGGCAAGCGCGTGCCGCTGAAACCGCGCTCTCTGCGTGACGCGGCGGTGATGACGTTCGGCGGACCGAAAGGCACCATCACCCTCGCGCTGATGTTCACCATCCCCTACTCCGTCCTCTCCGGCGACGCGTTCCCGATGCGCAACGAGCTTATTTTCATCGCTTCCGGCGTCATCGTGCTGACGCTGCTGCTGGCCAATTTCATGCTGCCGCTGCTTGCGCCGGCCAAAGACGACGCCGACGAATCCGAAAAGCTTGTCGAAATCACCATCGAGGAGCTGAAGCGCACCGTTCAGGAGCTTTCGGGCCGCGTCACCGACGACAACCGCCGCGTGATTTTGCCCGTCATCGATTCCTACAACAACCGAATCACCCGGCTGCATCAACGCATCGGCGGATTCAATGTCGAGGAATTCGAGACTTTGCAGATCGACGCGCTGCACTGGGAAAAAGAGTACGTGCGAGGCCGGCTGGCGAACGCCCAAGCCGATACGCAGATGAACGAGCACAATCGTCAGCTGCAGATCGAGGCGTGCGAACGCATGATGGACCAGATCATGAACACGTTGCGGCATACGGCCGACAAGAAAACCCACTATCGTGCGGTCTCGCAGATTCGCGGGCGTGCGCATGCGCTACGGCGTCAGATCACCACATTGGCAAGGCGAGCCAACAACAAGTTCCGCCGAACCGCTCCGATGCTCAATGAGAATGAAATTTACTATTATTTGAGAGCCACCCAAATCGACGCCATCGATCACGTCATCAACCGGCTTTACAAGGAAATGCGCAGCGATACCTATAAATCCGAATATTGCACACTGCTGCTGCGCGACTACCAGCGCGCGCGGGCCGAACTGCGCAGCCGCAAGGACGTCGCGGCCGCCGCGAAGGCCGCGCCGCAGATCGACGAGGTCAAACACGAAAGCTACTCCATCGAGCTCGGCGTCATTCAGGACATGCTCGATTCCGGCGAAATCTCGCGCAATCAGGCGAAGCATTTGAGGCGGAATGTGTATGTGATGCAGGTCGACGCAGAAGCGGAACTCTAG
- a CDS encoding alpha/beta hydrolase-fold protein: MSDEAVNSEHFGKPEDANGGKTENVGSGLVGRQSDAIPGRFGDPMEISHVVYSQGGGKARPTRPMFLCLHGWGSNEQDLAGMMRYVAPGNDYVSLRAPLVLQAEGPGEFGSGSGAYSWFHDGVPTGEDLDRDIFAAATAVDNWVNEHVGADRELVPIGFSQGAALAIHLLRIHPERYRAVAALSGFVAPGQVKGTAPADDRLADMEKPVFYGYGDRDNVLPKYEIYGATAWLEEHTWLTVKNYHQLDHAVSPAEFTDLTQWLLLNNISSGVV; encoded by the coding sequence ATGAGCGATGAAGCAGTAAACAGCGAACATTTCGGCAAACCGGAGGACGCGAACGGGGGGAAGACGGAAAACGTTGGAAGCGGCTTAGTTGGCCGTCAATCCGATGCTATTCCCGGGCGTTTCGGCGACCCGATGGAGATTTCCCATGTCGTCTATTCCCAAGGCGGCGGCAAGGCACGACCGACGCGGCCGATGTTCCTGTGCCTGCATGGCTGGGGTTCCAATGAACAGGATCTGGCCGGGATGATGCGCTACGTCGCGCCCGGCAACGATTACGTTTCGCTGCGTGCACCGCTGGTGCTGCAGGCCGAGGGGCCGGGGGAGTTCGGCAGCGGATCGGGGGCGTATAGCTGGTTCCATGACGGCGTGCCCACCGGCGAGGATTTGGACAGGGACATTTTCGCTGCGGCCACCGCCGTCGACAACTGGGTCAACGAGCATGTCGGCGCCGACCGCGAGCTGGTGCCCATCGGATTCTCGCAGGGTGCGGCGCTCGCGATTCACTTGTTGCGCATCCATCCCGAGCGTTACCGTGCGGTCGCTGCGCTTTCCGGTTTCGTGGCTCCTGGGCAGGTTAAAGGCACGGCACCGGCCGACGACCGGCTTGCAGACATGGAAAAGCCCGTTTTTTACGGTTACGGAGACCGTGACAACGTCCTGCCGAAGTACGAGATTTACGGTGCGACGGCCTGGCTTGAGGAACATACGTGGCTGACGGTGAAGAACTATCACCAGCTCGACCACGCCGTGAGCCCAGCCGAATTCACCGACCTCACCCAATGGCTTCTCCTCAACAACATCTCCTCTGGCGTTGTCTGA